A section of the Agrococcus sp. SGAir0287 genome encodes:
- a CDS encoding methyltransferase domain-containing protein yields MRSLERRSHELERMDDPHVDVALLERTYRQFETVNRIVSRWRWLYVRRIRPTLPRDRTATVLDVGSGGGDVARALASWIRSDGIDALVTGIDPDERAHAFATARPAPGVRFERASSADLVADGRRFDVVVSNHVLHHLDDRALAGVLADSEALTDRLAIHADLERARVPLVAFGLATWPLRRGSLLHDDGTASIRRSHRAAELRTLVPDPWRVERLAPYRLLAVLDRGRRA; encoded by the coding sequence GTGAGGTCGCTCGAGCGGCGCTCGCACGAGCTCGAGCGCATGGACGATCCGCACGTCGATGTCGCGCTGCTCGAGCGCACCTACCGGCAGTTCGAGACGGTGAACCGCATCGTGTCGCGCTGGCGATGGCTTTACGTCCGCCGCATCCGACCGACGCTGCCGCGGGATCGCACCGCGACGGTCCTCGACGTCGGCTCGGGCGGCGGGGACGTCGCCCGAGCCCTCGCCAGCTGGATCCGCTCCGACGGCATCGACGCGCTCGTGACGGGCATCGACCCCGACGAGCGCGCGCACGCGTTCGCGACGGCGCGACCGGCTCCGGGCGTGCGGTTCGAGCGCGCGTCGAGCGCCGATCTCGTCGCCGACGGCCGTCGCTTCGACGTCGTCGTCTCGAACCACGTGCTGCACCATCTCGACGACCGCGCGCTCGCCGGCGTGCTCGCGGACAGCGAGGCGCTGACCGATCGGCTCGCGATCCACGCCGACCTCGAGCGCGCACGCGTGCCGCTCGTCGCCTTCGGGCTCGCCACGTGGCCGCTGCGGCGGGGATCCCTGCTGCACGACGACGGCACCGCATCCATCCGACGCAGCCATCGCGCCGCAGAGCTGCGCACGCTCGTGCCCGACCCGTGGCGCGTCGAGCGGCTCGCGCCCTACCGGCTGCTCGCCGTGCTCGACCGCGGGAGGCGAGCGTGA
- a CDS encoding amidohydrolase → MRVLDDLASVRPFTEELYRHLHAHPELSDREHETAARMAAELRATGVDEVHEGVGASTGVVGILRNGEGPTILVRADMDGLPVVEDAIVEYRSTQTAEIDGQTVGVMHACGHDVHMATLQGSVRLLAEHRDAWSGTLVVVFQPAEETIGGARGMTDALRAIVPDIDVALGQHVGPYPASSVRIAPGPVMAACDELIVTIHGRGGHGSQPETTVDPVVLAASIVLRLQTIVSREIPSTAQAVLTVGTIHAGTKSNIIPDTARLGISMRTYDEELRTRMRAAVERIVQAECQAAGAPEPATIERTLWAPVTDNDPETTATLTAALAEEFGDDVHPMVRLSGSEDFSELAAAYGRPYAFWFTGGIDDERYAAAEAAGTLLTDIPSNHSPGFVPVLQPTLDTAVRAMTTAVLAHLGR, encoded by the coding sequence ATGCGCGTGCTCGACGACCTGGCCTCCGTCCGCCCGTTCACCGAGGAGCTGTACCGGCACCTCCACGCGCATCCCGAGCTGTCGGATCGCGAGCACGAAACCGCGGCGCGCATGGCCGCCGAGCTGCGTGCGACGGGCGTCGACGAGGTGCACGAGGGCGTCGGCGCCTCCACGGGCGTCGTCGGCATCCTCCGCAACGGCGAGGGCCCCACGATCCTCGTGCGCGCGGACATGGACGGCCTGCCGGTCGTCGAGGACGCGATCGTCGAGTACCGCTCGACGCAGACCGCCGAGATCGACGGGCAGACCGTCGGCGTCATGCACGCGTGCGGCCACGACGTGCACATGGCGACGCTGCAGGGATCCGTGCGCCTGCTCGCCGAGCACCGCGACGCGTGGAGCGGCACGCTCGTCGTCGTCTTCCAGCCTGCCGAGGAGACCATCGGCGGCGCCCGCGGCATGACGGATGCGCTGCGCGCCATCGTGCCCGACATCGACGTCGCGCTCGGCCAGCACGTCGGCCCCTACCCCGCGTCGAGCGTGCGCATCGCACCCGGCCCCGTCATGGCTGCGTGCGACGAGCTCATCGTCACGATCCACGGCCGTGGCGGTCACGGCTCGCAGCCCGAGACGACCGTCGACCCCGTCGTGCTGGCCGCATCCATCGTGCTGCGCCTGCAGACGATCGTGAGCCGCGAGATCCCGTCGACGGCGCAGGCGGTGCTCACGGTCGGCACGATCCACGCCGGCACGAAGTCGAACATCATCCCCGACACCGCACGCCTCGGCATCAGCATGCGCACGTACGACGAGGAGCTGCGCACGCGGATGCGCGCCGCGGTCGAGCGCATCGTGCAGGCCGAGTGCCAGGCGGCCGGCGCACCCGAGCCCGCCACGATCGAGCGCACGCTGTGGGCGCCCGTCACCGACAACGACCCCGAGACGACCGCGACCCTCACCGCCGCGCTCGCCGAGGAGTTCGGCGACGACGTGCACCCGATGGTGCGCCTGTCGGGCTCGGAGGACTTCTCGGAGCTCGCCGCCGCCTACGGCCGCCCCTACGCCTTCTGGTTCACGGGCGGCATCGACGACGAGCGCTACGCCGCCGCCGAGGCCGCCGGCACGCTGCTCACCGACATCCCCTCGAACCACTCCCCCGGGTTCGTGCCCGTGCTGCAGCCGACGCTGGATACGGCCGTGCGCGCCATGACGACCGCGGTGCTCGCGCACCTCGGTCGCTGA
- a CDS encoding TetR/AcrR family transcriptional regulator, translated as MTESTAIAGAAPEALPDGIGVRIETPSPRAGRRIDALLDAAAHEVAARGRESLTTGDVAARAEVSIGTVYRYFPDRTALLEALGTRARLRLHRHLDEILAIAAADDASVARAIVAAIRATRDAEPSYLALGIGDRVDPVDAFDAEAAWIEATGPAVAALVALGADAWRARTATLRAAMLVDAMVRAGGADDARVLDVVAIEAVRRSLDPEAFAEAA; from the coding sequence ATGACCGAGAGCACCGCGATCGCCGGCGCCGCGCCGGAAGCCCTGCCCGACGGCATCGGGGTGCGCATCGAGACGCCGTCGCCGCGCGCAGGGCGTCGCATCGACGCGCTGCTCGACGCCGCGGCGCATGAGGTCGCCGCGCGCGGGCGCGAGTCGCTGACGACGGGCGACGTCGCCGCGCGCGCCGAGGTGTCGATCGGCACGGTGTACCGCTACTTCCCCGACCGCACGGCGCTGCTCGAGGCGCTCGGCACGCGTGCGCGGCTGCGCCTGCACCGCCACCTCGACGAGATCCTCGCGATCGCCGCCGCCGACGACGCGTCGGTCGCGCGCGCGATCGTCGCGGCCATCCGAGCGACGCGCGATGCCGAACCGTCGTACCTCGCGCTCGGCATCGGCGACCGCGTCGATCCCGTCGACGCGTTCGACGCGGAGGCCGCGTGGATCGAGGCGACTGGCCCGGCCGTCGCCGCGCTCGTCGCGCTCGGCGCGGACGCCTGGAGGGCGCGGACGGCTACGCTGCGCGCGGCGATGCTCGTCGACGCCATGGTGCGCGCGGGCGGCGCGGACGACGCCCGGGTGCTCGACGTCGTCGCGATCGAGGCCGTGCGTCGCAGCCTCGACCCCGAGGCGTTCGCCGAGGCCGCCTGA
- a CDS encoding DNA-formamidopyrimidine glycosylase family protein produces MPELPEVQALADDLRGRLVGRRVRRLDVYAISALKTFDPPARALDGGEVTSVERHGKWLDLAVATVGDAPSVLHVCIHLARAGWLRWRDEAPKARPRMGKGPLAAQLMLDDDAGFDMTEAGTKKGLAIHVVRDPSDVRDIATLGPDPLAPDFDEAAFGAVLDEAGRAQIKGVLRSQRRIAGIGNAYSDEILHVARMSPFHPASMGADDRHRLYVAMRETLQDAVTARSGVPASSLKSEKRSDMRVHGRTGEACPVCGDTIRQVEYADSTFQYCPTCQTGGRPLSDRVLSRLLR; encoded by the coding sequence ATGCCCGAGCTGCCCGAGGTGCAGGCGCTCGCCGACGATCTGCGCGGCCGCCTCGTCGGCCGACGCGTGCGTCGGCTCGACGTCTACGCCATCTCGGCGCTGAAGACCTTCGACCCGCCTGCGCGTGCGCTCGACGGCGGCGAGGTCACGAGCGTCGAGCGGCACGGCAAGTGGCTCGACCTGGCGGTCGCGACGGTCGGCGACGCCCCGAGCGTGCTGCACGTGTGCATCCACCTCGCTCGCGCAGGGTGGCTGCGGTGGCGCGACGAGGCGCCGAAGGCTCGGCCGCGCATGGGCAAGGGCCCGCTCGCTGCGCAGCTCATGCTCGACGACGACGCGGGCTTCGACATGACGGAGGCCGGCACGAAGAAGGGGCTCGCGATCCACGTCGTGCGCGACCCGAGCGACGTGCGCGACATCGCGACGCTCGGTCCCGACCCGCTCGCGCCCGACTTCGACGAGGCGGCGTTCGGCGCGGTGCTCGACGAGGCGGGGCGCGCGCAGATCAAGGGCGTGCTGCGCAGCCAGCGGCGCATCGCGGGCATCGGCAACGCCTACTCCGACGAGATCCTCCACGTCGCGCGCATGTCGCCGTTCCATCCGGCGTCGATGGGCGCCGACGATCGGCACCGCCTGTACGTCGCGATGCGCGAGACGCTGCAGGATGCGGTGACGGCGCGGTCGGGCGTGCCCGCGTCGAGCCTCAAGTCCGAGAAGCGCAGCGACATGCGCGTGCACGGGCGCACGGGCGAGGCGTGCCCGGTCTGCGGCGACACGATCCGGCAGGTCGAGTACGCCGACTCGACCTTCCAGTACTGCCCCACGTGCCAGACGGGCGGCAGGCCGCTCTCCGATCGCGTCCTGTCCCGCCTGCTGCGCTGA
- a CDS encoding type III polyketide synthase: protein MPASAPAICAIGTAVPAARLEQQAARDLLARQPDLTRLGARLVRTAFDASAIDARHVVLDELVEPRETPFFDVEHDALRSPSTRVRNTRYAEHAPTLALDAASAALADGGLEPTSITHVVTASCTGFFAPGIDHLLVRDLGLPSSTPRLHVGFMGCYAAFPALRAADAICRADPRAVVLVVCVELCSLHLRSSSDPDTIVASSVFADGAGAAIVAVRPQPRSSLRIDALASAIAPSSEEEMAWTIGDEGFEMVLSGAVPRLIGANVVEAIAPLADARRAGSWPEVAGWAVHPGGRAILDTVQRTLGLDDAALAPSRRVLAERGNMSSATVLHILQAQLRERSPGEQVCAMAFGPGLTMESALLTMQEPA from the coding sequence GTGCCAGCATCCGCCCCGGCCATCTGCGCCATCGGTACGGCGGTGCCCGCCGCCCGGCTCGAGCAGCAGGCGGCGCGCGACCTCCTCGCGCGGCAGCCGGATCTCACGCGGCTGGGCGCGCGCCTCGTGCGCACGGCGTTCGACGCGTCGGCGATCGACGCGCGGCACGTCGTGCTCGACGAGCTCGTCGAGCCCCGCGAGACGCCCTTCTTCGACGTCGAGCACGACGCCCTGCGCAGCCCGTCGACGCGGGTGCGCAACACGCGGTACGCCGAGCACGCGCCGACGCTCGCGCTCGATGCGGCGAGCGCGGCGCTCGCAGACGGCGGGCTCGAGCCGACCTCGATCACCCATGTCGTGACGGCCTCGTGCACGGGGTTCTTCGCGCCCGGCATCGACCATCTGCTCGTGCGCGACCTCGGGCTGCCGTCGTCGACCCCGCGCCTCCACGTGGGCTTCATGGGCTGCTACGCCGCGTTCCCCGCGCTCCGCGCCGCCGACGCGATCTGCCGCGCCGATCCGCGCGCCGTCGTGCTCGTCGTCTGCGTCGAGCTGTGCTCGCTGCACCTGCGATCGTCGAGCGATCCCGACACGATCGTCGCCTCGTCGGTCTTCGCCGACGGCGCCGGCGCCGCCATCGTCGCCGTGCGCCCGCAGCCGCGGTCGAGCCTGCGCATCGACGCCCTCGCCTCGGCCATCGCGCCCTCCAGCGAGGAGGAGATGGCGTGGACCATCGGCGACGAGGGCTTCGAGATGGTGCTCTCGGGCGCCGTGCCACGGCTCATCGGTGCCAACGTCGTCGAGGCGATCGCGCCGCTCGCCGACGCGCGTCGGGCGGGGTCGTGGCCCGAGGTCGCGGGATGGGCGGTGCACCCGGGCGGTCGCGCCATCCTCGACACCGTGCAGCGCACGCTCGGGCTCGACGACGCGGCGCTAGCGCCCTCGCGGCGCGTGCTCGCCGAGCGCGGCAACATGTCGAGCGCGACGGTGCTGCACATCCTCCAGGCGCAGCTGCGCGAGCGATCGCCGGGCGAGCAGGTGTGCGCGATGGCCTTCGGGCCGGGGCTCACGATGGAGTCGGCCCTCCTGACCATGCAGGAGCCGGCGTGA
- a CDS encoding Type 1 glutamine amidotransferase-like domain-containing protein, which produces MRMLLTSNGIANAAIEEALVDLLGTPIAEARVVVVIDAILGFPGDSAKLLEHLELLRSLGWAEFDVASLFAGPAELVASRLRSADVILGYGGSDLWAAHAWLSTGLAPVLAELLEEKVYIGWSAGSMIFSRGMQRWDSAGNGEEREMFGLTEVAPAVPLFDWRFIGHLGADFMPAGVEERVAVRAGQTGQQVWFIDDDSALVVRDPAEEPVLISTGHWRRYDADGSLADSR; this is translated from the coding sequence ATGCGCATGCTCCTCACGTCGAACGGGATCGCCAACGCCGCGATCGAGGAGGCGCTCGTCGACCTCCTCGGCACGCCGATCGCCGAGGCGCGCGTCGTCGTCGTGATCGACGCGATCCTCGGCTTCCCCGGCGACAGCGCCAAGCTGCTCGAGCACCTCGAGCTGCTGCGGTCGCTCGGATGGGCCGAGTTCGACGTCGCCTCGCTCTTCGCCGGCCCTGCCGAGCTGGTGGCATCCCGGCTGCGCAGCGCCGACGTCATCCTGGGCTACGGCGGCAGCGACCTCTGGGCGGCGCACGCGTGGCTGTCGACGGGCCTCGCGCCCGTGCTCGCCGAGCTGCTCGAGGAGAAGGTGTACATCGGCTGGAGCGCAGGCTCGATGATCTTCTCCCGAGGGATGCAGCGCTGGGACTCGGCGGGCAACGGCGAGGAGCGCGAGATGTTCGGGCTCACCGAGGTCGCGCCCGCCGTGCCGCTGTTCGACTGGCGCTTCATCGGGCACCTCGGTGCGGACTTCATGCCTGCAGGCGTCGAGGAGCGGGTGGCCGTCCGCGCAGGCCAGACCGGGCAGCAGGTGTGGTTCATCGACGACGACTCGGCGCTCGTCGTGCGCGACCCGGCCGAGGAGCCCGTCCTGATCTCGACGGGCCACTGGCGCCGCTACGACGCCGACGGCTCGCTCGCCGACTCGCGCTGA
- a CDS encoding nitroreductase/quinone reductase family protein: protein MAFNDMIIDAFRAGEGEVREPIDFGRSLGLLHIPKRDGTIALIPLMAIEQGGSWHVVASAAGSPQHPAWSYSLRRASEIDLEVAGDIGAPIRVVRVAVTELTGAERDRMWEAFTQVGEGFRGYEAKAQGRVFPIFRLTPLEQPDAA, encoded by the coding sequence ATGGCCTTCAACGACATGATCATCGACGCCTTCCGCGCTGGCGAGGGCGAGGTGCGCGAGCCGATCGACTTCGGTCGATCGCTCGGCCTCCTGCACATCCCGAAGCGCGACGGCACGATCGCGCTCATCCCGCTCATGGCGATCGAGCAGGGCGGCTCGTGGCACGTCGTGGCGAGCGCCGCCGGATCGCCGCAGCACCCCGCCTGGTCGTACTCGCTGCGCCGAGCCTCGGAGATCGACCTCGAGGTCGCCGGCGACATCGGCGCGCCGATCCGCGTCGTCCGCGTGGCGGTGACCGAGCTCACCGGTGCCGAGCGCGATCGGATGTGGGAGGCCTTCACCCAGGTCGGCGAGGGGTTCCGCGGCTACGAGGCGAAGGCCCAGGGCCGCGTGTTCCCGATCTTCCGCCTCACGCCGCTCGAGCAGCCCGACGCGGCCTGA
- a CDS encoding nitroreductase family protein, with protein sequence MELFDAIRRRRTTNGAFLPDPVREEHQRLLIEMAGRAPSQLNSQPWRFVITEDRATIEQIAAISGASMTEAMSNGTFFERYKRYFRFSKREMEERRDGMLFDRLPAPLRPFTSQAMTPRGQRLMNSLKVPQTLGEENRRLVAGAPLLLGVMLDRAEHRPGELSSFYSLFSMGAAMENLWLSTVELGLGIQFISFPMEVPGQWERIVELFKVPDELELMAVYRIGYVPEEARRPRIDWSSSERKRPSQIVFRDTCETPQLGWDDAPGDARG encoded by the coding sequence ATGGAGCTGTTCGACGCCATCCGCCGTCGCCGCACCACGAACGGCGCGTTCCTGCCCGATCCCGTGCGCGAGGAGCATCAGCGGCTCCTCATCGAGATGGCGGGCCGCGCGCCCTCGCAGCTCAACAGCCAGCCGTGGCGCTTCGTCATCACCGAGGACCGCGCGACGATCGAGCAGATCGCCGCGATCAGCGGGGCGAGCATGACGGAGGCGATGTCGAACGGCACCTTCTTCGAGCGCTACAAGCGCTACTTCCGCTTCTCGAAGCGGGAGATGGAGGAGCGTCGCGACGGGATGCTGTTCGACCGCCTCCCCGCGCCCCTGCGGCCCTTCACGAGCCAGGCGATGACGCCGCGCGGGCAGCGGCTCATGAACTCGCTCAAGGTGCCGCAGACGCTCGGCGAGGAGAACCGGCGACTCGTCGCGGGCGCGCCGCTGCTGCTCGGCGTCATGCTCGACCGCGCCGAGCACCGCCCGGGCGAGCTGTCGTCGTTCTACTCGCTGTTCAGCATGGGTGCGGCGATGGAGAACCTCTGGCTCTCGACCGTCGAGCTCGGCCTCGGCATCCAGTTCATCTCGTTCCCCATGGAGGTGCCGGGGCAGTGGGAGCGCATCGTCGAGCTGTTCAAGGTGCCCGACGAGCTCGAGCTCATGGCCGTCTACCGCATCGGCTACGTGCCCGAGGAGGCACGCAGGCCGCGCATCGACTGGTCGAGCTCCGAGCGCAAGCGCCCCTCGCAGATCGTCTTCCGCGACACGTGCGAGACGCCGCAGCTCGGCTGGGACGACGCGCCGGGCGACGCGCGCGGCTGA
- a CDS encoding YciI family protein has protein sequence MIAVHLRYTDDPGRLELRPRHRELLQGLVEEGVLLAAGPYEHGEGALLLFAADRDRVQQAIDADPYMTHPGVVITAIEEWNPAIGGIRPL, from the coding sequence ATGATCGCCGTGCACCTGCGCTACACCGACGACCCCGGCCGCCTCGAGCTGCGCCCCCGCCATCGCGAGCTGCTGCAGGGCCTCGTCGAGGAGGGCGTGCTGCTCGCGGCCGGCCCGTACGAGCACGGCGAGGGCGCCCTGCTGCTCTTCGCGGCGGACCGCGACCGCGTGCAGCAGGCGATCGACGCCGACCCGTACATGACCCACCCCGGCGTCGTCATCACGGCGATCGAGGAGTGGAACCCCGCGATCGGCGGCATCCGCCCCCTCTGA
- a CDS encoding NUDIX domain-containing protein yields MRLREDEVVRPDGGSGIYGVVEVANPAVFVVALTDDDEVVLVHLYRYTTGRWSIEVPAGSTDGEDALVAARRELAEETGLEAAEWIRVGGMSSLNGICDAPEHVFLARGLRPVGGGAAATRATQEEEGIADVRRVPFGEVLAMIGRGEIVDAETMAAMLHVAVHLGRVR; encoded by the coding sequence ATGCGGCTGCGCGAGGACGAGGTCGTGCGCCCCGACGGCGGCTCCGGCATCTACGGCGTCGTCGAGGTCGCGAACCCCGCGGTGTTCGTCGTCGCGCTGACGGACGACGACGAGGTCGTGCTCGTGCACCTCTACCGCTACACGACCGGCCGCTGGTCGATCGAGGTGCCCGCGGGCTCGACCGACGGCGAGGATGCGCTCGTCGCCGCGCGTCGGGAGCTCGCGGAGGAGACGGGGCTCGAGGCGGCCGAGTGGATCCGTGTCGGCGGCATGTCGTCGCTCAACGGCATCTGCGACGCCCCCGAGCACGTCTTCCTCGCCCGCGGCCTGCGGCCGGTCGGCGGCGGCGCGGCAGCCACGCGCGCGACGCAGGAGGAGGAGGGCATCGCCGACGTGCGGCGCGTGCCCTTCGGCGAGGTCCTCGCGATGATCGGCCGTGGCGAGATCGTGGACGCCGAGACGATGGCGGCGATGCTCCACGTCGCGGTGCACCTCGGCCGCGTCCGCTAG